A stretch of DNA from Oscillospiraceae bacterium:
AACACCCCATGATTTGAATGGCCGCGCCGTTAAAGCCAATCAATGTCCCGATGAAATGGAGCAACTGATTTCTGATTTCAAGCCCTTTTTACACAGTCGTGCCGCGAAATATGCGTCAAACGGCAGCGGGGTTGAGCAAGATGAGTTGTTCAGCATCGCCATGGTCGCTTTTTACGAGGCTATTCAAGGTTATAACATTGACAAAGGGCATTTCTTCCCCTTTGCCAGCAATGTCGTGCGGTGCAATATTCTCGATCATATGCGCAAAGTTTACAGGCGCGAAAGAAGAGAAGAATTGCAATTGGACGAAGAGTGGGAAGAAGGCCACTCTTCAGTCATGAACGAAATGTCAGTGCGGGCCTATGAAAAAACACGACGGCGCGAATCCATTGTGGATGAAATTGAGCAGTTCAAAGCTGAATTGGCGCATTGGGGCATTACCATGGAAAGCCTCGCGGCACAGTCGCCCAAGCACAAAAAGCTTGCCGAAACTTACGCAGTATTGATTGCGCAAATGCTAGAATCGCCTGAGATTTTACAGACCATCCAAATCAAGCGTTATTTTCCTGTCAAAGAGATTTCAAAAATTTCAGGATTACCCCAAAAAAAGTTGGAACGCGCGCGAACATTTATAATAGCATCAATTATCATTAAGATGGGAGATTATGATATTTTGTCAGATTATGTAAGCGTCGGAGGAGCAAGCGCATGAAGGCCATTGTTATGAGCCATGAAGACGGCGGCACCTATGTATTGGATAAGGCAGGCGCCTTTAAGTTTGTAAAAGGATATGAGTCACAGCCAATAGGCCAAGAGATTGAACTGGAACCCGTGCTGCGAAAAAAAAACGAGGCAAGTAGGGAGAGGTCTTTTTTCCATACTTTCAAACCTGTTCTTTTGGCTGCTTGTCTAACATTCATAGTAGCATTGGGCGGTTTTATTTGGGCATGGAATTCGCAAAGTCTATCTATATACGTTGATAGCAATTTCAGCGTTGAATTGCAATTCAACCGATTTAATCGTCTCATCTCAACAAGAGCGCTCAATGACGACGGCGTGGAAATTGCTGATAATCTAGGGACGGGGTTAACACCTGCCGAGGCTGTTGTCAGCGTTGTTCGTGCGGCAAAGCAAAACACCAATGGCGAACCGCCAGCGGTGTTGATCAGTTTTCCCAATTGCACCTCTTATGACGCGGAAACACCGGCCATTGCCACCGCCATTTCGCAGAATGAGCTGGCTCACTTAGATATCACAAAATTGTATGCCGGCCGTTATCGGGCGTTGGCACGCGAACTGAGCGTCTCCCCCGGCCGATTGCGGTTGGTGAAGTATATGTATGACAATAGTCCCCAAACGCTTGACGAGTTACTGGATAAGCCGTTGGTTGACCTAAAAGATGCCGTTACCTTTATCGAAAGACCCTGCCCTGCGTAACTTAAATCGGCTGTTAAGCGGCGTAACAATTAACGACAAAACACCCTTTAATCCATTGGAGTTGTTTTGTCAAGGGCTGTTTTTTTAACCGTAGAAAAACCCCATAGGGTAAAGGCGTGAAAATCCTTTCCCTATGGGGTTTTACGTAGATAGTATTCATTTTGCAACAATATATATCCGTTTTATTTATGCTCCCAATCACTCCAACTCGCATTTTCTGTTAGTGGTCGCCAACAATTAAAGCCCTTGTTTATTTATTTATCCCCTTCACTTCCACGCACCATCTGCCCAGTAAAAGCGGTTTCCTTCGCTACTAAGAGCGATTAGTTTTGCCTTGCCGCATTCCTCACCTATACTTTTAAGTGTTGCGTCTAAAAGTGTATTGAAAAACGATGCCACTTCTTGTCCTAGAATATTCAGATCGTCCATAAGCAACCCATCTTTCCCGAACATTTTACGAAAAAAACAATTCCTCTAAAACACCCCCAAAATTTCGCCTCGCACGGCGAATATTTAAGTACAAGGCAACAACAGCGCTTTTCATAACATTGCTGACCGCATTGCGTTTCCAAGATTTGAATATGGGGTTTCTCCTCCTTTTTCACCTTGTTGAGCCAACGAAAAGGATTGCAAAGCGGCTCAACGTGGACAGCATGTTATGTTAATATATACCTTTGCCGGTTTGGATCCGGCCGCGAACCACGCAATCAACGCCAGTTTTATTCTAAATATTCCCGCATTGGTTGAAGACGCTTCTGGTTTAGTCCCTGACACCAAATAATTGCAACGTTACGATGGGGAATCATTTAGGTCACACCACTGGCGACGGTTCAAGCGGCAACTACTCCACGGAAAATGATGTTCTGGAGATTTTTCATTCCAAGGCTGAAATCCATGACATAGATACTGACGGGAGTCACTACATGGCATGGGATACAGTGAGCAACGGCGGCAATGCGACGCAAGGGATACATACATTGTCAGAATTGGGCTATGTCGTCCATAGTTACACATCATTTTCACTGACGATTCCGGCGAAAGGTTGACGAAGGGCACGGGGAGTTAACACGGCTACGCAAATTTGCTGCCGTCATCCCCGTGCCCATTTGGTTATTCTACTAAGTATATTCCAGCCAACATCACTACGCCGGAGCGTTTTTCATTAAAGCGTATTGTTGTCTCAGATGTGTTTTCCTGGTCAATTTCGTCAAAATGCGTCAGCGGCGTAACTCGTTCAACGTCATATGTCTCAGCCATTCGTCCACAAGCTCGTCAGCTTCAACTGTATGACCGATATGGTGTGCCTGCACATCCTTCCCTTGTTGCAATATCAGCCTGGCAAATCATAAAATTGATGTTTTCTCATACTCTATTCTCCTAATAAAAAAAATCACCTTGCAGGATACAATCCTGCAAGGTGATTTTCATTGCTTACATCATATCATCAGCGCCATACGTGTCAATATGCAAGTGCCCACCCTCAGAAAAAGCGGAGCCTGCGCCAAACACATCGCGAAAGAAACGCCCCTGCACAAAGAGCTCACCATCAATCACCACAGAAAGCGGTGTTTCCGTCTCCCAAGTAATGGCTTCGCCATCTAAATAGAATACATCATCACCCACTACAAATTCAATCTCCTCACGAGTCATGCTCTGCAATGAAACTTCACCGGTATCAACATCCCAATCCACCCATATACCAAACATAGCCATAACCGTAGTCAATTCCGCGTGGTTGGGGAAAATGTCGTCGCCAACACGCTCAAGGCGTGAGTTTGGGACGCCTACGCCGTCAAGCATAACGGGGGCTAAATTGCTGTCGTCACCGTTACCGTTTACTATGCCACCGTTTTCATAGCCATTGTCAGGAACAGTCGGAGCCGTCTGCTCGCCGCCATTTCCGCTGTCATTACCACTGTTTCCATCGCAGGCAAAGAGCATGACCACCATCAGCATAGCCATCAGAGCCAAAGATACTTTTTTGAGTTTTAACATTACTGTCGTCCATCCTTTTTTATGTTTTGCAAGCATGCCCATTGATTATAAATCAAAGTACATGCCTCTGTCAAGAATAAACGCTAACAGAAAAAAACATTTTTTTGAAAACTTTTACGGGTTTTTGGCATTTCGTGTCAATAGAAAAGCACTACCGAATTATTTCGGCAGTGCCTTTGTCTTATGGCCTTGCGTTACATTTTGTGCTCTCCCTTCTTGCGGTTTGCTATCGGGACAAAAACCAAACCGACTATTATTATTGAGGACGCCGCGAACAGTAATGCCCACACACTTATGATTCTGTCATCCCCTGTTCCAGGGTTAGCCCTCAACTCATTTGTGAGTGGCTCCGTTGATGAAAGT
This window harbors:
- a CDS encoding copper amine oxidase N-terminal domain-containing protein; the encoded protein is MLKLKKVSLALMAMLMVVMLFACDGNSGNDSGNGGEQTAPTVPDNGYENGGIVNGNGDDSNLAPVMLDGVGVPNSRLERVGDDIFPNHAELTTVMAMFGIWVDWDVDTGEVSLQSMTREEIEFVVGDDVFYLDGEAITWETETPLSVVIDGELFVQGRFFRDVFGAGSAFSEGGHLHIDTYGADDMM
- a CDS encoding sigma-70 family RNA polymerase sigma factor, whose product is MANDTMVIETPHDLNGRAVKANQCPDEMEQLISDFKPFLHSRAAKYASNGSGVEQDELFSIAMVAFYEAIQGYNIDKGHFFPFASNVVRCNILDHMRKVYRRERREELQLDEEWEEGHSSVMNEMSVRAYEKTRRRESIVDEIEQFKAELAHWGITMESLAAQSPKHKKLAETYAVLIAQMLESPEILQTIQIKRYFPVKEISKISGLPQKKLERARTFIIASIIIKMGDYDILSDYVSVGGASA